A region from the Mesorhizobium sp. J8 genome encodes:
- a CDS encoding DoxX family protein produces MKLFEGLTQYRPQALGVLRIMTALQFIEHGSQKLFNFPASAEPHALTGLTTVAGILEFAGGILLALGLFTRPVAFLLAGEMAIAYFMAHFPRGFFPVNNGGDLAISFCFIFLYLIFAGSGAFALDNRRSA; encoded by the coding sequence ATGAAGCTTTTCGAAGGCCTCACCCAGTACCGTCCGCAAGCGCTTGGCGTGTTGCGCATCATGACCGCCTTGCAGTTCATCGAACATGGCTCTCAGAAGCTGTTCAACTTCCCGGCCAGCGCTGAGCCGCACGCCCTCACCGGGCTGACGACGGTTGCCGGCATCCTCGAATTCGCCGGCGGCATCCTGTTGGCGCTCGGCCTCTTTACCCGCCCCGTAGCGTTCCTTCTGGCCGGCGAAATGGCCATCGCCTATTTCATGGCGCACTTCCCGCGCGGCTTCTTCCCCGTCAACAACGGCGGCGACTTGGCGATCTCCTTCTGCTTCATCTTCCTCTATCTGATCTTCGCCGGGTCGGGCGCCTTCGCGTTGGACAACCGCCGCAGCGCCTGA
- a CDS encoding GcvT family protein — MKSHAKVVVIGGGVVGCSVLFHLARHGWTDVVLLERDELTSGSTWHAAGGMHTINGDPNVAKLQKYTISLYKEIEELSGQATGVHLTGGVLLAATEARMDWLRGVVSKGRYLGIDLEVISAKEAAELMPLIDPSQFVGAVRNKEDGHLDPSGVTHAYAKAARKLGAEVERFTKVEDIVRRPDGLWRVITNKGDIIAEHVVNAGGLWAREVGRMVGLELPVLAMEHMYLITEDMPEVADWNKKTGTEIIHAVDFDGELYLRQERGGMLMGTYEKANKVWSEFTTPWNFGHELLEPDIDRIAPSLEVGFRHFPAFQKTGIKQIINGPFTFAPDGNPLVGPVRGLPGFWVACGVMAGFSQGGGVGLALSNWMIEGDPGADIWAMDVARYGDWATMAYTNAKVRENYSRRFSIRFPNEELPAGRPLKTTPLYDTLAAKGAQWGVSYGLEVPLWYAPEGVADEFSWRRSTDFDHVAREVAAVRNGVGLSEISNFAKYKVTGDGASAWLDRIFACKLPRRGRMTLAPMLKDDGKLIGDFTLANIDDAEWFIAGSGIAEQYHMRWFEAHLLEDGSVRIEALGQKLTGLAIAGPKAREVLAKVTRVDVSDAAFPFMAVARMDIGMAPCLVGRVSYTGDLGYEIWVAPEYQRAAYQALITAGEEFGIGLFGSRALNALRLEKNYGSWAREYRPIYGPVEAGLDRFVAYGKDADFIGKQAALAERKQGGRLRLRAFIVDAVDADVIGDEAIWHDGVVRGWVTSGGYAHNSKTSLAMGYVPKEIADRHDGFEIEILGKRHEARIQAAPLFDANFERMRG; from the coding sequence ATGAAGTCGCATGCAAAGGTCGTGGTCATCGGCGGCGGTGTCGTCGGATGCTCGGTGCTGTTCCATCTTGCACGCCATGGATGGACCGACGTCGTGCTTCTAGAGCGCGATGAACTGACGTCCGGTTCGACCTGGCACGCGGCCGGGGGCATGCACACCATCAATGGCGATCCCAACGTCGCAAAGCTGCAGAAATACACGATCTCGCTCTACAAGGAGATCGAGGAGCTTTCCGGGCAAGCGACCGGCGTGCACCTGACGGGCGGCGTGCTGCTGGCCGCGACCGAGGCACGAATGGACTGGCTGCGCGGCGTGGTGTCCAAGGGCCGCTATCTCGGCATCGATCTCGAGGTGATCTCGGCCAAGGAAGCGGCGGAGTTGATGCCGCTCATCGACCCCAGCCAGTTCGTCGGCGCCGTACGCAACAAGGAGGACGGCCATCTCGACCCGTCGGGCGTGACGCACGCCTATGCCAAGGCCGCGCGGAAACTTGGGGCGGAGGTCGAGCGCTTCACCAAGGTCGAGGACATCGTGCGCCGTCCGGACGGGTTATGGCGCGTCATCACCAACAAGGGCGATATCATCGCCGAGCATGTCGTCAATGCCGGCGGGCTGTGGGCGCGCGAGGTCGGCCGCATGGTTGGGCTGGAGCTGCCGGTGCTCGCCATGGAGCACATGTACTTGATCACCGAGGACATGCCGGAAGTCGCCGACTGGAACAAGAAGACCGGCACCGAGATCATCCACGCGGTCGACTTCGACGGCGAGCTCTATCTGCGCCAGGAACGCGGCGGCATGCTGATGGGTACCTATGAGAAGGCCAACAAGGTGTGGTCGGAGTTCACCACACCTTGGAATTTCGGCCATGAGCTGCTGGAACCGGACATCGATCGAATCGCGCCGTCGCTGGAAGTCGGCTTCCGCCATTTCCCCGCCTTCCAGAAGACCGGGATCAAGCAGATCATCAACGGCCCCTTCACCTTCGCGCCCGATGGCAATCCGCTGGTCGGTCCGGTGCGCGGTCTGCCCGGCTTCTGGGTCGCCTGCGGCGTCATGGCCGGCTTCAGCCAGGGCGGCGGCGTCGGGCTCGCGCTCTCCAACTGGATGATCGAGGGCGATCCGGGCGCCGACATCTGGGCTATGGACGTGGCGCGCTACGGCGACTGGGCGACGATGGCCTACACCAACGCCAAGGTGCGCGAGAATTATTCCCGGCGCTTCTCGATCCGCTTCCCCAATGAGGAACTGCCGGCCGGGCGTCCACTGAAGACAACGCCTCTCTACGACACGCTTGCCGCCAAAGGCGCGCAATGGGGCGTGTCTTATGGGCTCGAAGTACCGCTCTGGTATGCGCCGGAAGGCGTCGCCGACGAGTTCTCCTGGCGGCGGTCCACCGACTTCGACCATGTCGCCAGGGAAGTCGCGGCGGTGCGCAACGGCGTCGGCCTATCGGAGATCTCGAACTTCGCCAAATACAAGGTGACGGGCGACGGCGCTTCCGCCTGGCTCGACCGGATCTTCGCCTGCAAGCTGCCCAGGCGCGGCCGCATGACGCTTGCGCCCATGCTGAAGGACGACGGCAAGCTGATCGGCGATTTCACTTTGGCCAACATCGACGACGCAGAGTGGTTCATCGCCGGATCCGGCATCGCCGAGCAGTACCATATGCGCTGGTTCGAGGCGCATCTGCTCGAGGATGGCTCGGTGCGGATCGAGGCGCTGGGGCAAAAGCTCACCGGCCTTGCGATTGCCGGGCCGAAGGCGAGGGAGGTGCTCGCCAAGGTCACCCGCGTCGACGTTTCGGACGCGGCGTTCCCCTTCATGGCGGTTGCACGAATGGATATCGGCATGGCGCCATGCCTCGTCGGACGCGTCAGCTACACCGGCGACCTCGGCTACGAGATCTGGGTGGCGCCGGAATATCAGCGCGCCGCATATCAGGCGCTGATCACGGCGGGCGAGGAATTCGGCATCGGCCTGTTCGGCTCGCGCGCGCTCAACGCGCTGAGGCTGGAAAAGAATTACGGCTCGTGGGCGCGCGAGTACCGGCCGATCTATGGTCCGGTCGAGGCCGGGCTCGACCGCTTCGTTGCCTATGGCAAGGACGCCGATTTCATCGGCAAGCAGGCAGCGCTGGCCGAACGCAAGCAAGGCGGCAGGCTCAGGCTGCGCGCCTTCATCGTCGACGCTGTCGATGCCGATGTCATCGGCGACGAGGCGATCTGGCATGACGGCGTCGTGCGCGGCTGGGTCACGTCGGGCGGCTACGCGCACAATTCCAAGACGTCGCTCGCCATGGGCTATGTGCCGAAGGAGATCGCCGACAGGCATGACGGTTTCGAGATCGAGATCCTCGGCAAGCGCCATGAGGCGCGCATCCAGGCGGCGCCGTTGTTCGATGCCAATTTCGAGCGGATGCGCGGCTAG
- a CDS encoding trimethylamine methyltransferase family protein, producing the protein MSEPRRKRGAERTSNRGPAAIPQLPRRRVENPYPPMALLSADQIEAIHQASMHILENFGIEVMSARALSLFERAGAKVDRGSMNVRVDRGMVEEALKSTRPAYTLTPRNPDNAVHLGGGTINFTLVAGPPNVHDMERGRRAGNLADYSDLVRLAQHFNCIHMLGNQVCAPIELPANTRHMDTYFANLTLTDKCFHVSAIGRGRALDGIEMMAIARGLTLDEMAQDPGITTIISVNSPRRFDEMMAEGLMTMAEYGQSVAVTPFTLMGAMSPVTLAGALAQQNAEALFGIVLTQLVRPGAPVMYGAFTSNVDMKSGAPAFGTPENTKANIASGQLARRYNLPYRTTPGSASNAADAQGAYETMMALWGAVLGHGNLVYHAAGWQEGGLTASFEKLVIDVEMIQHMMEFLRPIVVDEPELAVEALGAVPTGGHFFGEPHTLQRYATAFYQPMLSNWQNYEAWQEAGALDTTARATRLWKKALEEYVEPAMDPAIREALEAYMARRKEAIGQGEP; encoded by the coding sequence ATGAGCGAACCAAGACGCAAGCGCGGCGCCGAGCGCACCAGCAATCGGGGACCGGCCGCCATCCCGCAACTTCCGCGGCGGCGGGTGGAGAATCCGTATCCGCCGATGGCTCTGCTGTCGGCCGACCAGATCGAGGCCATCCACCAGGCATCGATGCACATATTGGAGAATTTCGGCATCGAGGTGATGAGCGCACGCGCGCTGTCGCTGTTCGAGCGTGCCGGCGCCAAGGTGGACCGGGGCTCGATGAATGTGCGCGTCGATCGCGGCATGGTCGAGGAGGCGCTGAAGTCGACACGCCCGGCCTATACGCTGACGCCCCGAAATCCTGACAACGCCGTCCATCTCGGCGGCGGCACCATCAATTTCACGCTCGTTGCCGGCCCGCCCAATGTGCATGACATGGAGCGCGGCCGCCGCGCCGGCAACCTCGCCGACTATTCGGACCTCGTCCGGCTGGCGCAGCATTTCAACTGCATCCACATGCTCGGCAACCAGGTCTGCGCGCCGATCGAGCTGCCGGCGAACACAAGGCATATGGACACTTATTTCGCCAATCTGACGCTGACCGACAAATGTTTCCACGTCTCGGCGATCGGCCGGGGAAGGGCGCTGGACGGCATCGAGATGATGGCGATCGCGCGCGGTCTGACGCTGGATGAGATGGCGCAGGACCCGGGCATCACCACCATCATTTCGGTCAACTCGCCGCGCCGCTTCGATGAGATGATGGCGGAAGGGCTGATGACCATGGCCGAATACGGCCAGTCGGTGGCGGTGACGCCGTTCACGCTGATGGGCGCGATGAGCCCGGTGACGCTTGCCGGCGCGCTGGCGCAGCAGAATGCCGAAGCGCTGTTCGGCATCGTGCTGACGCAGTTGGTGCGTCCCGGCGCGCCGGTGATGTATGGCGCCTTTACCTCGAATGTCGACATGAAGTCGGGCGCGCCGGCCTTCGGCACGCCGGAGAACACCAAGGCCAACATCGCTTCCGGGCAATTGGCGCGACGTTACAATTTGCCTTACCGCACGACGCCGGGCTCGGCCTCCAATGCCGCCGACGCGCAAGGCGCCTATGAGACGATGATGGCGCTGTGGGGCGCGGTGCTCGGCCACGGCAACCTCGTCTATCATGCCGCCGGCTGGCAGGAAGGCGGGCTGACGGCCTCGTTCGAGAAGCTCGTCATCGATGTCGAGATGATCCAGCACATGATGGAATTCCTGCGGCCGATCGTGGTCGACGAGCCGGAGCTTGCAGTGGAGGCGCTGGGCGCGGTGCCGACCGGCGGCCACTTCTTCGGCGAGCCGCACACGCTGCAGCGCTACGCCACCGCCTTCTACCAGCCGATGCTCTCCAACTGGCAGAATTACGAAGCCTGGCAGGAGGCGGGCGCGCTCGACACGACGGCGCGCGCGACCAGGCTTTGGAAGAAGGCGTTGGAGGAATATGTCGAACCGGCCATGGATCCTGCCATACGCGAGGCGCTCGAAGCCTATATGGCGCGGCGCAAGGAAGCGATCGGGCAAGGCGAGCCGTGA
- a CDS encoding transglycosylase SLT domain-containing protein, translating into MRRSSFSKIVAVSVLLALSACATAPSHINNVCAVFDQNDGWFDNWQSAAERTEQKYGIPVPVLMATVRKESGFKSNARPPRTKLLGFIPWKHVSSATGYSQALDGTWSQYQSETGNWAARRTRFADAIDFVGWYHSKTADTFGVARNDTYNLYLAYYLGWTAYGRGNRGDAGVQSYARATDQMARDYAAQLRQCGN; encoded by the coding sequence ATGCGTAGGTCGAGTTTTAGTAAAATTGTCGCTGTCTCCGTGCTGCTGGCGCTTTCGGCCTGCGCGACGGCGCCCAGCCACATCAACAATGTCTGCGCCGTCTTCGACCAGAATGACGGCTGGTTCGACAATTGGCAGTCCGCCGCCGAGCGGACCGAGCAGAAATACGGCATTCCCGTTCCCGTGCTGATGGCGACGGTGCGCAAGGAATCCGGCTTCAAGAGCAATGCCCGCCCGCCGCGCACCAAGCTGCTCGGCTTCATCCCGTGGAAGCATGTCTCGAGCGCTACCGGCTACTCGCAGGCGCTCGACGGCACCTGGTCGCAATATCAAAGCGAGACCGGCAACTGGGCGGCACGCCGGACACGCTTTGCCGACGCCATCGATTTCGTCGGCTGGTACCACTCCAAGACCGCCGACACTTTCGGCGTCGCCCGGAACGACACCTACAATCTCTATCTGGCCTATTATCTCGGCTGGACAGCCTATGGCCGCGGCAATCGCGGCGACGCCGGCGTGCAAAGCTACGCGCGCGCCACCGACCAGATGGCTCGCGACTACGCGGCGCAGCTACGGCAATGCGGAAACTAA
- a CDS encoding ABC transporter ATP-binding protein, which produces MNEAVRNPAQPIIEIENLSISFFTRKGEIPAVMDFSCTVMPGEAMGIVGESGCGKSTVSLGIMRDLSNIGKIVGGRIKFQGRDMGEMSEEELRAIRGNKIAMIYQEPMASLNPAMKIGQQLMEVPLIHDKVSKEEAYNRALEMVRAVKLPDPERMMRSYPHQLSGGQQQRIVIAMALLSKPALLLLDEPTTALDVTVEAGIVELVKGLGEKFGTSMIFVSHNLGLILETCDKITVMYSGEAVETGKIEDVFDRMRHPYTQGLFRSIPLPGADKNSRPLISIPGQLPLPHERPKGCNFGPRCHHFVEGVCNAAEIPMIPVEGHEGHFSRCVRFNEIDWEALPPGAKKVNEKVEPGAPVLKIQDLKKYYKVGGSEVFGSSEGRVVKANETISFTARESETVAIVGESGCGKSTLAKVLLGLETASSGTVTLANKEIQSTGIENRGVDTVSSIQMVFQNPFDTLNPSHSVGSQIIRTLEKFNVGKTVAERRQRMLELLDLVKLPRAFETRKPRQLSGGQKQRIGVARAFAGDAKVVVADEPVSALDVSVQAAVTELLMDIQRKNKTTMLFISHDLSVVRYIADRVVVMYLGYIVEQGTTDQIFSPPYHPYTEALLSAIPIADTSVVKKHIVLEGDIPSAMNPPTGCPFQTRCGYKKLVPDNLCETKVPPVKNLGGGHTSLCWLSDDVLAKMEPVIKFDKEHAAHEGVPDDAPHGEGPGFAGTPPQRPDGKNASAEADAIGEGVEENDAVLKARRHEVRDEDSETGVPRPKDTTRRH; this is translated from the coding sequence CATGCGCGACCTCTCCAACATCGGGAAGATCGTCGGCGGCCGGATCAAGTTCCAGGGCAGGGACATGGGCGAGATGTCCGAGGAAGAGCTGCGCGCCATCCGCGGCAACAAGATCGCCATGATCTACCAGGAGCCGATGGCGAGCCTCAATCCGGCGATGAAGATCGGCCAGCAACTGATGGAAGTGCCGCTGATCCACGACAAGGTCTCGAAGGAAGAGGCCTACAACCGGGCCCTGGAGATGGTGCGCGCGGTGAAGTTGCCCGATCCGGAGCGCATGATGCGCTCCTATCCGCACCAGCTTTCCGGCGGCCAGCAGCAGCGCATCGTCATCGCCATGGCGCTGCTGTCCAAGCCGGCGCTGCTTCTGCTCGACGAGCCGACCACCGCGCTCGACGTCACGGTCGAGGCCGGCATCGTCGAGCTGGTCAAGGGGCTCGGCGAGAAGTTCGGCACCTCGATGATCTTCGTGTCGCACAATCTCGGCCTCATCCTGGAGACCTGCGACAAGATCACGGTGATGTATTCCGGCGAGGCGGTCGAGACCGGCAAGATCGAGGACGTGTTCGACCGGATGCGCCATCCCTACACGCAAGGGCTGTTCCGCTCGATCCCGCTGCCCGGCGCCGACAAGAATTCGCGGCCGCTGATCTCCATTCCCGGGCAGTTGCCGCTGCCGCATGAGCGGCCGAAGGGCTGCAATTTCGGGCCGCGCTGCCACCATTTCGTCGAGGGCGTCTGCAACGCGGCGGAAATCCCGATGATCCCGGTCGAGGGCCATGAGGGGCATTTCTCGCGCTGCGTGCGCTTCAACGAGATCGACTGGGAGGCGCTGCCGCCCGGCGCCAAGAAGGTCAACGAAAAGGTCGAGCCCGGCGCGCCGGTGCTGAAGATCCAGGACCTCAAGAAATACTACAAGGTCGGCGGCAGCGAGGTGTTCGGCTCCAGCGAAGGCCGCGTCGTCAAGGCCAACGAGACGATCTCGTTCACCGCGCGTGAATCCGAGACGGTGGCGATCGTCGGCGAGTCCGGCTGCGGAAAGTCGACGCTGGCCAAGGTGCTTCTGGGTCTCGAGACCGCCAGTTCCGGCACGGTGACTTTGGCAAACAAGGAAATCCAGTCGACGGGCATCGAGAACCGCGGCGTCGACACCGTGTCGTCGATCCAGATGGTGTTCCAGAATCCGTTCGACACGCTGAACCCCAGCCACAGCGTCGGCTCGCAGATCATCCGCACGCTGGAGAAGTTCAATGTCGGCAAGACGGTCGCCGAGCGGCGCCAGCGCATGCTGGAGCTGCTCGACCTGGTGAAGCTGCCCAGGGCTTTCGAGACCCGCAAGCCGCGCCAGCTTTCGGGCGGACAGAAGCAGCGCATCGGCGTTGCGCGCGCCTTTGCCGGCGACGCCAAGGTGGTGGTGGCCGACGAGCCGGTCTCGGCGCTCGACGTCTCGGTGCAGGCGGCGGTCACCGAGCTCTTGATGGACATCCAGCGCAAGAACAAGACGACGATGCTGTTCATCAGCCACGATCTGTCGGTGGTGCGCTACATCGCCGACCGCGTCGTCGTCATGTATCTCGGCTATATCGTCGAGCAGGGCACGACCGACCAGATCTTCTCGCCGCCCTACCATCCCTATACCGAGGCGCTGCTCTCCGCGATCCCGATCGCCGACACCAGCGTGGTCAAGAAGCATATCGTGCTGGAAGGCGACATCCCGTCGGCGATGAACCCGCCGACCGGCTGCCCGTTCCAGACGCGATGCGGCTACAAGAAGCTGGTCCCGGACAATCTGTGCGAGACGAAGGTGCCGCCCGTGAAGAATCTCGGCGGCGGCCATACGAGCCTGTGCTGGCTTTCGGACGACGTGCTCGCCAAGATGGAACCGGTCATCAAGTTCGACAAGGAGCACGCGGCACATGAAGGCGTGCCGGATGATGCGCCGCACGGGGAGGGCCCGGGCTTTGCCGGCACGCCGCCGCAGCGTCCCGATGGCAAAAACGCCAGCGCGGAAGCCGATGCGATCGGAGAGGGCGTCGAGGAGAACGACGCGGTGCTCAAAGCCCGTCGCCACGAAGTGCGCGACGAGGATTCGGAAACCGGTGTTCCAAGGCCGAAGGACACGACGAGGCGGCACTAA